TTTCTCGATGCGCTGCTAGTGTGTACACCCAAGTCTTGTTTGAGCGGCGATGCTTTGATCCCCCCTAGCCCCCCTTGAGCAAGGGGGGGATCGGAAGTCCTCCCTGATAAGGGGGATTTAGGGGGATCTTTCGGAGCCTGACGCAACCAATCGAGATCTGTGTACACAGTAGAGCTACACGCTGAACTCTATGCTGACTCAAAGATATCCTCAAAGATATCTCAGTAACAGCCGCAGTTTTTAATGACAAACCGTTTAACGACCGTTTAACGGATGACTCAAGAGATTGAACTGATGTTAGCTGCCGCTGAGGGTTTGAATTTGAGCGGTGTAGGCGCTAACGCGGCTGGCATAGTCGAGCTGCTGCGCCAGAGAAAGGGCGGACTGATAAGCAGCGATCGCCTCTGCGGTTTCGCCCTGGGCCTGGTGCAATTGGGCAATTTTTTCGTAGGCGGTCATGATGCCGTAGGTGTTGTAGGACTGCTGCTCGACTTGAATCAGCGTTTGATAGACCAGTAGCGCATCTGCGGGACGATTTAGCCCCTCATATAGCACTGCTAGATGCACCAGTGCCTCGCTAGAGTAGCCATACTGCTGCTGCGCCTGGGCCTGGGTAAAGGCTTCCTGGTAGGTGGTCGCAGCCAGTCCCGCGCGGCCGATCGCCCGGTAATTGTCCCCCAGCGCAATCTTGAGCGGCGGGATCAGCAGCGGCAGGGGCAGGGCTTCGTATCGCTGCATCAGTTCTTGCTGAATCGGGATAGCGCGGTCGGGCATTTTGCCCTGCTGGTAAATATAGGCAAGCTGCTGTAGATACTCCAATTCGCGAATGCCGTCGCTGCGCGATCGCGCTAGGTTGAGCAAATCTGTATAGGCGATCGCCGCCTTTTCGTAGTCAAACCAGGCCAGGTGCAGTTGCCCCAAGGAAGTTAGCACCAACTGTTCAACGGCACTGTTGCGCTCGGCCCGCGCCTGGGTCAAAAGCTGGTCATAGAGGGTGACGGCTAGCGGCAGTGCCCGCATTTTTTCATAGCCCTGGGCGATGCTGAGCAGGAGGCTATAGTCTGGCGGAGCGATTGCCTGCTGCTCTTGCTCGATTTGCTCCAGGCGGGCGGTGATGATTCGCGTATCGGTGCGGCGGTTTTCGCGCCACGCAACTTCCCCCACGCGCCCCAGCGCCGACACTTCTTCTGACAGACCCAGCACCCGCCGCAGCCGCAGCTCGCGATACCAGATTTCAAACGCAGCATTCGTTTGGCCCAGCGCATACCGCGCTTCCGCCTGCCGCTGCAAGTCCTCTACCCCCAGCCGCAGGAAGTAAATTTCCAGCGGGCTGAGGGGCCGATCCACGACTGGGCTAGGCAACAGAGGATCGGGTTCCGTCATCTCTAGCGGGTTGGGCGGTGTTCGGAGCAGTTCCTCTTGCGAGGATGGGTTCTCGGAGGGCGACGGCGCAACCGGGGGCGGCAGGGGCACGATTTGGGCCACCGTTTCTGCGGTCTGAGCCGTTGTGGGCAGCGATTGCAGCGTGGCCCACAGACCGCCACAACCGAGCATCAGCGCGATCGCTCTCCATTGAGTCTGGTGATGAGTCTTGTGCGTTTTGGCTCTAGAACCGGGCATAGAAACAGGCATGATCTCACTCGTCACAGCAAAATAGCGAAGAAATCGGGCGTTCGACAGCCGTTGCATCGAATTTTCGCCGCCTTCTTTACCTTACGCCGAAGCCAGAGGTTTTCCGCCAGACTTTTAACGCTTTGCGAGAGTTTTATCGGCATCAGGAGATTGGTGGCATCAGGGTGCATAATGGAGGATGTTTTGAGACGCAACAGGTAACATTCGTAACGGTTGGTGAGGGTGTGGTTAAAGTTCTGGTAGTGGGAAACGGCGGCAGAGAACATGCGATCGCCACTTCTCTATTGCAGTCTCCCAGCGTGCAGGAGGTCGTGTGCGTTCCTGGCAATGGCGGTACTGCAACCCTTCCCCGTTGCCGCAATCTGGGGCTTTCGGTCAAGGACTTTGAAGGCATTGCTCGATTTTCCCTGGTCAATAACTTTAGCCTGATTGCGGTGGGGCCAGAAGTGCCCCTGGCCAATGGCATTGCCGACTATTTGAAAGAGCAGGGATTGCAAGTCTTTGGCCCGACCCAGGCGGGGGCCCAGATCGAAGCCAGCAAAGCTTGGGCAAAGGATCTGATGAAAGCGGCCGGCATTCCCACCGCAAACGCAGCCGTGTTTAGCGATGCCACAGCGGCGATCGCCCAGGTTCGCAAACAGGGTGCGCCGATTGTGGTGAAAGCAGACGGGCTGGCGGCAGGCAAGGGCGTGACGGTGGCCATGACCGAAACAGAGGCGATCGCCGCCATCGAAGCCGCCTTCGGGGGGCAGTTTGGCGAAGCGGGCAGCCGTGTGGTGCTGGAGGAATACCTGACGGGCGAAGAAGCCTCCGTGCTAGCGGTGACGGATGGACTCACCATTCGACCCTTGCTGCCCGCTCAGGATCATAAGCGCATTGGCGAGGGCGACACGGGCGAAAACACAGGCGGCATGGGAGCCTACGCCCCGGCCCCGGTGGTTACGCCAGAGCTAATGACACGCATCCAGACTGAGATTCTGGAACCGGCGATCGCCACCCTGCGCGATCGCGGCATCGACTATCGCGGAGTCCTTTATGCAGGGCTGATGATTACACCCCAGGGCGATCCCAAAGTCATCGAGTTTAACTGTCGTTTTGGCGATCCCGAAACCCAGGTCGTGCTGCCGCTGCTAGAAACGCCGCTCGATCAGCTAATGTTGGCCTGCACCCAACAAACCCTGGCCGACTTTCCGCCGCTGCAATGGAAGCCTGGAGCCGCCGCTTGCGTCGTCCTCGCCGCCGGAGGTTATCCTGGCAGCTACGAAAAGGGGAAACCCATTAGCGGCCTCGCCCAAGCCGCCGACACGGGCGCGATGGTCTTCCATGCAGGCACTCGACTGATCGGCGACACGATTCTCACCGACGGCGGCCGAGTGCTGGGCATCACTGCGCTGGGGGAAACGGTGAGAGAGGCGATCGCCCTCGCCTACGAAGCCGTAGATTGCATCCAGTTTGAGGGTGCTTACTGTCGGCGGGATATTGGGCATCGGGTGCTGACTTGAACGGCGCTATCTGGACACCATCTTATCTTAGCTATCTTATCTAGAGTGGCGCGGGTCGCGTTTTGGTCACACTTTTTGGTCACACCTTGGAAGTTGCTAAAGTTACCGCTGGTCGAGATGGCTGGCGTTGCTAAACGCAGATATGAACGACGCATCCCCAACCCTTCTTCTCGTGTCCCCTCTCCTTTGGGAGAGGGCTAGAGTGAGGGCTGCAAGACGCTCAGGCACGAGAATCACACTTCTTTTCAGCAAAGCCCAATGGCTTATCTGATTCTCAATTTTGGATGGGCGATTTTGGGCAGGCTGTCAAGGATCTGTCGGTCTTCCAGCCATTCCAGTCGTAACGTGCCTTAGAGAATGTTTGAAAAGTCCTACTGTTTGTAGCAAAGCGTGCAAGATCCCCCTAAATCCCCCTTAAAAAGGGGGACTTTAAGGCGGTTTCCCCCCTTTTTAAGGGGGGCTAGGGGGGATCTCTGAGAGAATGTTTGAAAAGTCCTACTGTTTGTAGCAAAGCGTGCAAGATCCCCCTAAATCCCCCTTAAAAAGGGGGACTTTAAGGCGGTTTCCCCCCTTAAA
The Thermoleptolyngbya sichuanensis A183 DNA segment above includes these coding regions:
- the purD gene encoding phosphoribosylamine--glycine ligase, with the protein product MVKVLVVGNGGREHAIATSLLQSPSVQEVVCVPGNGGTATLPRCRNLGLSVKDFEGIARFSLVNNFSLIAVGPEVPLANGIADYLKEQGLQVFGPTQAGAQIEASKAWAKDLMKAAGIPTANAAVFSDATAAIAQVRKQGAPIVVKADGLAAGKGVTVAMTETEAIAAIEAAFGGQFGEAGSRVVLEEYLTGEEASVLAVTDGLTIRPLLPAQDHKRIGEGDTGENTGGMGAYAPAPVVTPELMTRIQTEILEPAIATLRDRGIDYRGVLYAGLMITPQGDPKVIEFNCRFGDPETQVVLPLLETPLDQLMLACTQQTLADFPPLQWKPGAAACVVLAAGGYPGSYEKGKPISGLAQAADTGAMVFHAGTRLIGDTILTDGGRVLGITALGETVREAIALAYEAVDCIQFEGAYCRRDIGHRVLT
- a CDS encoding tetratricopeptide repeat protein; its protein translation is MPVSMPGSRAKTHKTHHQTQWRAIALMLGCGGLWATLQSLPTTAQTAETVAQIVPLPPPVAPSPSENPSSQEELLRTPPNPLEMTEPDPLLPSPVVDRPLSPLEIYFLRLGVEDLQRQAEARYALGQTNAAFEIWYRELRLRRVLGLSEEVSALGRVGEVAWRENRRTDTRIITARLEQIEQEQQAIAPPDYSLLLSIAQGYEKMRALPLAVTLYDQLLTQARAERNSAVEQLVLTSLGQLHLAWFDYEKAAIAYTDLLNLARSRSDGIRELEYLQQLAYIYQQGKMPDRAIPIQQELMQRYEALPLPLLIPPLKIALGDNYRAIGRAGLAATTYQEAFTQAQAQQQYGYSSEALVHLAVLYEGLNRPADALLVYQTLIQVEQQSYNTYGIMTAYEKIAQLHQAQGETAEAIAAYQSALSLAQQLDYASRVSAYTAQIQTLSGS